In Candidatus Parvarchaeota archaeon, the following proteins share a genomic window:
- the ribA gene encoding GTP cyclohydrolase II yields MADVQEIAKGYYFKCKNKRPHIERVAFAKLPTKFGKFTIHAFCNSIDWKEHVAVVKGDVEGQKGVPVRVHSECLTGDVIASLKCDCRSQLEAALKFLGRQKCGALLYMRQEGRGIGLINKIRAYELQDRGLDTVDANLALGLPEDLRDYRIASEMIKLLGVRSIRLITNNPKKASELKKHGIKVSGRIGLVLAPTKYNLKYLKTKNQRMGHKIRLPGKLSIKTKLL; encoded by the coding sequence ATGGCAGACGTGCAGGAAATTGCAAAGGGATACTACTTCAAGTGCAAGAACAAAAGGCCGCACATTGAGCGGGTGGCGTTTGCTAAGCTTCCAACCAAGTTTGGCAAGTTTACAATCCATGCATTTTGCAACTCCATTGACTGGAAAGAGCATGTTGCAGTTGTCAAGGGGGACGTTGAGGGCCAAAAAGGCGTGCCTGTGCGCGTGCACTCTGAATGCCTCACCGGTGATGTGATTGCGTCCCTCAAGTGCGACTGCCGCAGCCAGCTTGAGGCTGCACTCAAGTTTCTTGGAAGGCAAAAATGCGGGGCGCTTCTTTACATGAGGCAGGAGGGAAGGGGAATCGGACTAATCAACAAGATTAGGGCGTACGAGCTTCAGGACAGGGGACTTGACACCGTGGATGCCAACCTTGCCCTTGGGCTGCCCGAGGACCTGCGCGATTACAGGATTGCGTCTGAAATGATCAAGCTTCTGGGGGTGCGCTCCATAAGACTTATCACAAACAACCCGAAAAAGGCAAGCGAGCTGAAAAAGCACGGCATAAAGGTGAGCGGCAGGATAGGGCTTGTGCTTGCACCGACAAAATACAACCTCAAATACCTGAAGACAAAAAATCAGCGCATGGGGCACAAGATAAGGCTTCCAGGCAAGTTATCCATAAAAACCAAACTTCTTTGA
- a CDS encoding Lrp/AsnC family transcriptional regulator encodes MNTLLHKYSLFGEQMSLQTRGAAKGAFGLDKTDAEILGELRKNSRQSYRQVAQRLQLHPTTVISRLEKLEKAGIVRGFGVNVDLTALGFDFLGIVQVNITKGQLIETQKRISTLPGVVAVYDVTGECDCISIIAAKSRKQFSELIKSILNLQHVQHTNTQVILNVVKASWQFEPV; translated from the coding sequence CATAAATACAGCTTATTTGGTGAACAAATGTCGCTTCAGACACGCGGGGCTGCAAAAGGCGCCTTTGGCCTTGACAAAACAGACGCAGAAATCCTAGGCGAGCTTAGGAAAAACTCGCGCCAGTCATACAGGCAGGTTGCACAAAGACTCCAGCTCCATCCGACAACAGTGATAAGCAGGCTTGAAAAGCTTGAAAAGGCTGGAATTGTAAGGGGCTTTGGGGTGAACGTTGACCTGACCGCCCTTGGCTTTGATTTTCTTGGAATTGTCCAGGTGAACATCACAAAGGGTCAGCTGATAGAAACCCAGAAAAGAATCAGCACATTGCCCGGTGTCGTTGCAGTCTATGACGTGACGGGGGAGTGCGACTGCATTTCAATTATCGCCGCAAAGTCAAGAAAGCAGTTTTCAGAGCTGATTAAATCAATACTCAACCTGCAGCATGTGCAGCACACAAACACTCAAGTCATCCTCAATGTTGTCAAGGCAAGCTGGCAGTTTGAGCCCGTCTAG